A single window of Pirellulales bacterium DNA harbors:
- a CDS encoding VWA domain-containing protein, whose amino-acid sequence MSLTHPAALAWLALAVPIVIFYILKIRLRRVPVSTILFWQQIFEEKQPRSLWQHLRHLLSLLVQLALLALLVFALAEPFFPWEAVDARRLVLVVDNSASMRATDVAPSRFEQARDLARRYIDRLRPHDEMALVAAGTQPRVVCGLAAHKRTLRQALDAIELSDGPTRVAEAVELARRLVSGGENGRVVVLTDGCFDGAAALSEAKDVELAAVGSPAANVGITRFQVRRSLLDPIGYEILAEVQNASAEPAECRMELDLDENVVDVVPLALKPGEVWTHVFEKTSAEGGVLKARIEHDDALACDNLAWALLPRRELLPVTLVTDGNLFLEKVFEANPLVKLTVVKKPPAQITPGTITVLHRQVPERLPNGPVWAIDPAGTCDRWQVGEKLENPIVTTQDKDSPLMAHVRLDNVLMPEARKLTFSGPPKVLVGAVTGEPLYAYLERAAGNVLVLSVNLDQGDLPLRTAFPIMATNALAWFAGHRGELRESLASGAIAEVELPAGGASSVTTPAAKNSLLLAPSGKRRPLPAGLTKTTIGPLDECGLWQIVRANDDAPPPPEKPALELACNLANRQESDVRTPEALLEKQTPVTVAAGFFLRPIWFYLIVFAWLLAAVEWYLYQRRWIS is encoded by the coding sequence GTGTCGCTCACTCATCCCGCCGCTCTCGCCTGGCTCGCGCTCGCCGTCCCCATCGTGATCTTCTACATCTTGAAGATCCGTCTGCGACGCGTGCCGGTGTCGACCATTCTGTTCTGGCAACAGATATTCGAGGAGAAGCAGCCGCGGTCCCTCTGGCAGCACCTGCGGCACCTGCTGTCGCTGTTGGTGCAGTTGGCGCTCTTGGCACTGCTGGTGTTCGCGCTGGCCGAACCGTTCTTCCCTTGGGAAGCCGTCGACGCACGGCGGCTGGTGCTGGTGGTCGACAACTCGGCCAGCATGCGGGCCACCGACGTGGCGCCCAGCCGGTTCGAGCAGGCACGCGACCTTGCCCGGCGATACATCGACCGCCTGCGGCCGCACGACGAAATGGCCCTCGTCGCAGCGGGCACGCAGCCGCGCGTCGTCTGCGGCCTGGCCGCACACAAGCGCACCTTGCGGCAAGCGCTCGATGCCATTGAGCTGAGCGACGGTCCAACCCGCGTGGCCGAGGCCGTGGAGCTTGCCCGGCGACTGGTGTCCGGCGGCGAAAACGGCCGCGTGGTCGTGCTCACCGACGGCTGTTTCGACGGTGCGGCCGCGTTGTCGGAAGCGAAAGACGTGGAGCTGGCCGCCGTAGGCAGCCCCGCGGCCAACGTGGGCATCACGCGGTTTCAGGTCCGCCGCAGCTTGCTCGACCCGATCGGCTACGAAATCCTGGCCGAAGTGCAGAACGCCTCCGCCGAGCCGGCCGAGTGCCGCATGGAGCTCGATCTGGACGAGAACGTGGTCGACGTCGTGCCGCTGGCGCTCAAGCCGGGCGAAGTCTGGACGCACGTCTTCGAGAAGACATCGGCCGAAGGAGGCGTGCTGAAAGCCCGCATCGAACACGACGACGCCTTGGCCTGCGATAACCTCGCTTGGGCCTTGCTGCCGCGCCGCGAGCTGCTGCCGGTCACGCTGGTGACCGATGGCAATCTGTTTCTCGAAAAGGTGTTCGAGGCCAACCCGCTGGTTAAGCTGACGGTCGTGAAAAAGCCGCCGGCCCAGATCACGCCGGGCACCATTACGGTGCTTCATCGGCAGGTTCCCGAACGGCTGCCGAACGGCCCGGTGTGGGCGATCGATCCGGCCGGCACGTGCGACCGCTGGCAGGTGGGTGAAAAGCTGGAGAACCCGATCGTGACGACGCAAGACAAAGACTCGCCGCTGATGGCCCACGTGCGGCTCGACAACGTGCTCATGCCCGAAGCACGCAAGCTCACCTTCAGCGGGCCGCCCAAGGTGCTTGTGGGGGCGGTCACGGGCGAGCCGCTCTATGCGTACCTGGAACGCGCCGCGGGCAATGTGCTGGTGCTGTCGGTCAATCTCGATCAAGGCGACCTGCCCTTGCGGACCGCCTTTCCGATCATGGCCACCAACGCCCTGGCCTGGTTCGCCGGCCATCGCGGCGAGCTGCGCGAATCGTTGGCCAGCGGCGCGATCGCCGAGGTCGAGCTGCCGGCCGGCGGCGCTTCGAGCGTAACGACGCCGGCCGCGAAAAATTCGTTGCTCCTCGCTCCCAGCGGAAAACGCCGCCCGTTGCCGGCGGGTCTGACAAAAACGACCATCGGACCGCTCGATGAGTGCGGCCTGTGGCAGATTGTTCGGGCAAACGACGACGCGCCGCCGCCGCCCGAAAAGCCGGCCCTGGAGTTGGCGTGCAACCTGGCGAACCGTCAGGAGAGCGACGTGCGAACGCCGGAAGCACTGTTAGAGAAGCAGACGCCGGTGACGGTCGCCGCCGGATTCTTCCTGCGGCCAATTTGGTTTTATCTGATTGTGTTCGCCTGGTTGTTGGCGGCGGTGGAGTGGTATCTGTATCAGCGGAGGTGGATCAGTTGA
- a CDS encoding FixH family protein, translating into MNPWWQLELTDPAWLAALIALLPVAYYFVRSLVDFARWQRVTSLVTRLVILLLLVLSLAGLTLVRPTHEQYVVFAIDQSLSVGDESKKEIDAFLEKSLPHQGANRVAFMPFAAAPGLPSDQAPEGEGTLDRQGTNLAAAIEAAAGSSPPSYVPRIVLLSDGNQTEGDALRAALRAEVPISTVALKTRTDPEVQVSHVSVPAQVREGEPFYVEVVIDGNHDDEGLIEVYRGAHKVVGERRKLAKGENRLRFQQSITDERLAEYTVRVSGLKQDTLLDNNTESGLVCTAGKPRVLLVESDPKLAQHFAWAMEQEEIQVDVRPPEGMPDGLADLQNYELVILSNVPATALSQRQMEIARTYVQDLGGGLMMLGGEQSFGLGGYYKTVLEEILPVRSDFEKEKEKPSLAMVLVIDKSGSMGGEKIELAKEAAKSAAELLGGGDKLGVIAFEGDTFWISEMQPASNKGRIIDDISRLEAGGGTNMYPAMEEAFAALQNTVAKLKHVIILTDGISAPGDFEGIANDMASSRITISTVGVGDGADEQLLEDIARIGQGRYYFTDDPTSIPQIFAKETVTASKSAIDEQPFLPQVVRPTQALTEIDFEAAPFLLGYVMTRVKPTSELVLASEKGDPLLAWWRYGLGMTVAFTSDAKSRWAAEWLSWPGYGKFWAQLVRHAMRKSETKGVLVEVKQQGRRATVTVDAIDPAGRYLNQADTDLTVIDPQLGNRKLPMTQTAPGRYTAAFDAPQSGAYHLELAQKQQGTVTYRQSRGLMVGYPDELRLRPTNEALLKSLADVSGGAFNPVPGDVFAETERTAQRTTPLWPYLLMAAASLLVLDVALRRIDLNRVLSWIGHN; encoded by the coding sequence TTGAACCCTTGGTGGCAACTCGAGCTGACCGATCCCGCCTGGCTGGCCGCACTCATCGCGTTGCTGCCCGTGGCGTATTATTTCGTCCGCAGCCTGGTCGATTTTGCCCGCTGGCAGCGAGTCACGTCGCTCGTGACACGCCTGGTCATTCTGCTGCTTCTGGTGCTCTCGCTGGCCGGTCTGACACTCGTGCGGCCAACGCACGAACAATACGTCGTGTTTGCCATCGACCAAAGCCTGAGCGTGGGAGATGAGTCGAAAAAGGAGATCGACGCCTTCCTCGAAAAGTCGCTGCCGCACCAAGGCGCCAACCGCGTGGCCTTCATGCCGTTTGCCGCCGCGCCCGGCCTGCCGAGCGACCAAGCACCCGAAGGCGAAGGGACGCTCGACCGGCAGGGCACGAATTTGGCGGCGGCCATCGAAGCGGCCGCCGGGTCGTCGCCCCCGTCCTACGTGCCGCGGATCGTGCTTCTGAGCGACGGAAACCAGACCGAGGGCGACGCCCTACGGGCCGCACTTCGGGCGGAAGTGCCCATTTCGACCGTGGCCCTGAAGACGCGCACCGATCCCGAAGTGCAGGTCTCGCACGTCAGCGTGCCGGCGCAGGTCCGCGAGGGCGAGCCGTTTTACGTCGAGGTGGTGATCGACGGCAATCATGACGACGAAGGGCTGATCGAGGTCTATCGCGGCGCGCACAAAGTGGTCGGCGAGCGCCGCAAGCTCGCGAAGGGCGAGAACCGGCTGCGGTTTCAGCAATCGATTACGGACGAACGCTTGGCTGAGTACACCGTGCGCGTGAGCGGATTAAAGCAAGACACGCTGCTCGACAACAACACCGAATCGGGCCTGGTGTGTACGGCCGGCAAGCCCCGCGTGCTGCTCGTCGAGAGCGACCCCAAGCTGGCGCAGCATTTCGCCTGGGCGATGGAACAAGAGGAGATTCAGGTCGACGTGCGGCCGCCGGAGGGCATGCCCGATGGCCTGGCCGACTTGCAGAACTACGAGCTGGTGATCCTCTCGAACGTGCCGGCCACGGCCCTTTCGCAGCGTCAGATGGAGATTGCCCGGACGTACGTGCAAGACCTCGGCGGCGGATTGATGATGCTGGGCGGCGAACAGTCGTTCGGGCTGGGCGGCTATTACAAAACCGTGCTCGAAGAGATTCTGCCGGTCCGCAGCGACTTCGAGAAAGAGAAGGAGAAGCCGAGCCTGGCGATGGTGCTGGTGATCGACAAGTCGGGCTCGATGGGCGGCGAAAAGATCGAGCTGGCCAAAGAGGCGGCCAAGAGCGCGGCCGAGCTGCTGGGCGGCGGCGACAAGCTGGGCGTGATCGCCTTCGAGGGCGACACCTTCTGGATCAGCGAGATGCAGCCGGCCTCGAACAAGGGGCGGATCATCGACGACATCAGCCGCCTGGAGGCGGGCGGCGGCACGAATATGTACCCGGCCATGGAAGAAGCCTTCGCCGCCCTGCAAAACACGGTGGCCAAGCTGAAGCACGTCATTATCCTGACCGACGGCATCTCGGCTCCCGGCGATTTCGAAGGCATCGCCAACGACATGGCCAGCTCGCGAATCACGATCTCGACCGTGGGCGTGGGCGACGGGGCCGACGAGCAGTTGCTGGAAGACATCGCCCGCATCGGCCAGGGGCGGTATTACTTTACCGACGACCCCACGAGCATCCCGCAGATTTTCGCCAAAGAGACGGTCACGGCCAGCAAGTCGGCCATCGACGAGCAGCCGTTTCTGCCGCAGGTGGTGCGGCCGACTCAGGCCCTGACCGAGATCGACTTCGAGGCGGCGCCGTTCCTGCTGGGCTATGTGATGACCCGCGTCAAACCGACGAGCGAGCTGGTGCTGGCCTCGGAAAAGGGCGACCCGCTCTTGGCCTGGTGGCGCTATGGGCTGGGCATGACGGTGGCCTTCACGTCCGACGCCAAGAGCCGCTGGGCCGCCGAGTGGCTGAGCTGGCCGGGCTACGGGAAGTTCTGGGCGCAGCTCGTGCGGCACGCCATGCGAAAAAGCGAAACCAAGGGAGTGCTGGTCGAGGTCAAGCAGCAAGGACGCCGGGCGACGGTCACCGTCGACGCCATCGACCCGGCCGGCCGCTACCTGAACCAGGCCGACACGGACCTGACGGTCATCGACCCTCAGCTTGGCAACCGCAAGTTGCCGATGACGCAAACCGCGCCCGGCCGCTACACCGCCGCGTTCGACGCGCCGCAGTCCGGGGCGTATCACCTGGAACTGGCCCAAAAACAGCAAGGGACAGTGACATATCGGCAGTCGCGCGGCTTGATGGTCGGTTATCCCGACGAACTGCGGCTGCGGCCGACAAATGAGGCGTTGCTCAAGTCATTGGCCGACGTGTCCGGCGGCGCCTTTAACCCGGTGCCCGGCGACGTGTTTGCCGAAACCGAGCGCACTGCCCAGCGCACCACGCCGCTTTGGCCCTATCTTTTGATGGCGGCGGCCAGCTTGTTGGTGCTCGACGTGGCCTTGCGGCGGATCGACCTCAATCGGGTGTTGAGCTGGATAGGACATAACTGA
- a CDS encoding carbon storage regulator: MLVLSRKSQESVVVASSDGHSCLVKVTIIAVRGDRVRIGFEAPLDVPVHRWEVWQRMVEQQDLASDGESDGNKTSGRHGGKADESASAVSG, encoded by the coding sequence ATGCTGGTCTTATCGCGAAAATCTCAGGAATCCGTGGTCGTGGCAAGCTCCGATGGCCATTCATGCCTGGTCAAAGTCACCATTATCGCGGTTCGAGGCGACCGCGTGCGAATTGGCTTTGAGGCGCCGCTTGATGTCCCCGTGCATCGTTGGGAGGTGTGGCAGCGGATGGTCGAACAACAAGATCTCGCCAGCGATGGGGAATCGGACGGCAACAAAACTTCTGGACGTCACGGCGGCAAAGCGGACGAATCAGCATCGGCAGTATCGGGGTGA
- a CDS encoding Na-translocating system protein MpsC family protein has translation MAEQIARAASDYEYERTGRTHKSVTVVLAQDTVVVTLHEALSPAERALAKSPTGAAQVQELHRRLFEDSCDSLRKEIKRITGVDVAEASIDVEPTTGIVVKTFASGTVVQVFLLAHGMPAESWSGGGSDGQQ, from the coding sequence ATGGCGGAACAAATCGCTCGCGCCGCCAGCGACTATGAATACGAGAGAACCGGGCGCACGCACAAGTCGGTAACCGTGGTGCTCGCACAGGACACTGTGGTGGTCACGCTCCACGAGGCCTTATCGCCTGCCGAACGAGCGCTAGCCAAGAGCCCGACAGGTGCAGCCCAGGTGCAGGAGCTCCACCGGCGACTATTCGAAGACTCGTGCGACTCACTGCGAAAGGAGATCAAGCGCATTACCGGCGTCGACGTCGCCGAGGCCAGCATCGATGTCGAGCCGACGACCGGCATCGTGGTCAAGACATTCGCGTCGGGGACCGTCGTTCAGGTGTTTCTGCTTGCCCATGGCATGCCGGCGGAAAGCTGGAGCGGCGGCGGTTCTGACGGTCAACAATAG
- the mprF gene encoding bifunctional lysylphosphatidylglycerol flippase/synthetase MprF, producing the protein MLRSSTAVGDRRRGLHFRDALNQWVPVVAPRALAASVFLAGAMLLLSGAMPASHARLQLLRRVLPLSVIELSHFLASIEGLLLMVLARGLQRRIDSAYYLTALVLVSGVVLSLLKGMDVAEALILAVMLVVLLPCRRHFYRQGVLLTERFTFRWYVAIALVVACAVWLVLFAYGQVEYSDELWWRFALDQDASRSLRAVAGVVLLVFVLTATGLLRAKPRLPGKPTPEDLRTAQTIVAASPDASANLALLGDKHFLFNKERTALVMFGVEGRSWVSLGEPLGDPLAAKQLAWDFVELCDAGGRWPVFYKVDEERLSTYVEMGLTVVKLGEEARLPLADFNLEGRARRHFREINNHLLQDGCTFEIVEPEIGNALLTELKAISDAWLAERNTAEKGFSLGSFEPDYVRRFAIALVRHRGRIIAFANVTRGFNRKELSGELMRYLPDAPSDVMSFLFIQLMLWGRQQGFEWFNLGMAPLSGIEAQPLAPLWNRFAAALYHHGEHFYHFQGLREYKEKFHPVWRPKYLATRGGLALPVVMANVVTLISGGLKRLVMQ; encoded by the coding sequence GTGCTCCGTTCTTCCACCGCCGTTGGCGATCGTCGGCGGGGCTTGCATTTCCGGGACGCCCTTAACCAGTGGGTGCCCGTCGTCGCACCGCGCGCGCTGGCCGCGAGCGTCTTTCTCGCTGGCGCCATGCTTCTCCTGTCTGGCGCCATGCCGGCCTCGCACGCACGGCTGCAACTTCTCCGTCGAGTGCTGCCGCTATCGGTGATCGAGTTGTCTCATTTCCTGGCCAGCATCGAAGGTCTGCTGTTGATGGTTCTGGCTCGTGGCTTGCAACGGCGGATCGACTCGGCCTATTACCTGACGGCACTGGTGCTGGTTTCGGGCGTCGTCCTGTCGCTGCTCAAGGGCATGGACGTCGCAGAAGCGCTCATTTTGGCTGTCATGCTGGTCGTGCTGCTGCCTTGTCGCCGTCACTTCTACCGCCAAGGCGTCTTGCTCACCGAACGATTTACTTTTCGCTGGTACGTCGCCATTGCGTTGGTTGTGGCCTGTGCCGTTTGGCTGGTGCTGTTCGCCTACGGGCAAGTCGAGTACAGCGACGAACTGTGGTGGCGTTTCGCGCTCGATCAAGACGCTTCGCGCTCGCTGCGTGCCGTCGCGGGCGTCGTACTGCTCGTATTTGTCCTCACAGCGACGGGCTTGCTGCGAGCCAAGCCGCGTCTGCCGGGCAAGCCGACGCCCGAAGACTTGCGGACGGCCCAAACGATTGTCGCCGCATCGCCCGACGCGTCGGCCAACCTGGCCTTGTTGGGCGACAAGCACTTTCTGTTCAACAAGGAACGGACGGCACTCGTCATGTTCGGCGTCGAAGGGCGCAGTTGGGTGTCGTTGGGCGAGCCCCTGGGCGATCCCCTGGCTGCCAAACAACTGGCTTGGGACTTCGTCGAGCTTTGCGACGCGGGGGGCCGCTGGCCGGTGTTCTACAAAGTCGACGAGGAACGGCTCTCGACGTACGTTGAAATGGGACTGACCGTCGTCAAGCTTGGCGAAGAAGCCCGGCTGCCGCTGGCCGATTTCAACCTGGAGGGGAGAGCACGCCGGCACTTCCGCGAGATCAATAACCATCTCTTGCAGGATGGTTGTACGTTTGAGATCGTCGAACCGGAGATCGGCAATGCCTTGTTGACTGAGTTAAAGGCGATTTCGGATGCCTGGTTGGCCGAACGAAATACCGCCGAAAAGGGCTTCTCGCTCGGTTCATTCGAGCCCGACTATGTGCGCCGCTTTGCGATCGCGCTGGTCCGCCATCGGGGTCGCATAATCGCATTCGCCAATGTCACACGCGGCTTCAACCGGAAGGAGCTTTCCGGCGAGCTGATGCGCTATCTGCCCGACGCACCGTCGGACGTGATGTCGTTCCTCTTTATCCAACTGATGTTGTGGGGCCGGCAGCAAGGGTTCGAGTGGTTCAACCTGGGCATGGCTCCGCTTTCCGGCATCGAAGCCCAGCCGCTCGCGCCGCTCTGGAACCGCTTTGCCGCGGCCCTCTATCATCACGGTGAGCACTTTTATCATTTTCAGGGCCTCCGCGAATACAAGGAGAAATTTCATCCCGTATGGCGGCCGAAGTATCTGGCGACGCGTGGCGGGCTCGCTTTGCCCGTTGTGATGGCCAACGTCGTCACGCTGATCTCCGGCGGCCTGAAGAGGTTGGTCATGCAGTAG
- a CDS encoding efflux RND transporter periplasmic adaptor subunit, with the protein MHPQKGGLARTTTQPGVLHAFEHADLYAKASGYLTGQAVDIGDRVERGQVLAEIFDPERQQEVEQAAAAVEEAKADVQLAAARITAAEADVTAAEAVVNQRKAHVGKYTAARKFREKEYVRFIELVRKRAIDYRLSDEKEQEYESAISAEKEAEAAVKTAEADLARAIAEVVRAKAGLASARANQRVKEAAETFAQIKADYLQVTSPYNGVITNRNYHRGAFIRSADQGDTTPLLSVARTDVMRVVVYVRDMDVPYLDRGDEAVVRVDALGGEEFRGNIARFSEYEDPANRTMRAEIDLPNPSGRLREGMYGAATILLEPPTEHLTIPSAALHERTEQDDGTIYVVHGHVAHKQHVRIGRDDGIRAEVTGGLSEDAAVVLSYSGSLEEGEPVEAEQ; encoded by the coding sequence GTGCATCCTCAGAAAGGCGGCCTGGCGCGTACCACCACTCAGCCGGGCGTCTTGCACGCCTTTGAACATGCTGATCTGTACGCCAAAGCCTCCGGATATTTGACGGGTCAGGCGGTCGATATTGGCGACCGGGTTGAGCGTGGGCAAGTTCTGGCCGAGATCTTCGATCCTGAGCGGCAGCAAGAAGTGGAACAAGCGGCCGCGGCGGTCGAAGAGGCCAAGGCCGATGTACAGCTCGCCGCCGCCCGAATCACCGCCGCCGAGGCCGATGTCACTGCCGCCGAGGCCGTCGTGAACCAGCGGAAAGCGCATGTGGGCAAGTATACCGCCGCGCGTAAGTTCCGCGAAAAGGAGTACGTGCGTTTCATAGAACTGGTCCGAAAACGGGCCATCGATTATCGACTCTCCGACGAAAAAGAGCAGGAATACGAATCGGCCATCTCGGCCGAAAAAGAGGCCGAGGCCGCCGTCAAAACGGCCGAAGCCGACTTGGCGCGAGCGATCGCCGAAGTCGTGCGGGCAAAAGCCGGCCTGGCCTCGGCGCGGGCCAATCAGCGCGTCAAAGAAGCTGCCGAAACTTTCGCCCAGATCAAGGCTGATTATCTCCAGGTCACGTCGCCGTACAACGGCGTGATCACAAATCGCAACTACCACCGCGGCGCCTTCATTCGTTCGGCCGACCAAGGAGACACGACTCCCCTGCTGTCTGTCGCACGCACCGACGTGATGCGCGTGGTCGTCTACGTGCGCGACATGGATGTACCGTATCTCGACCGCGGCGACGAGGCGGTAGTGCGGGTCGATGCGCTCGGCGGCGAGGAGTTTCGCGGCAACATCGCCCGGTTTTCAGAGTATGAAGATCCGGCGAACCGTACCATGCGAGCGGAAATCGACTTGCCGAATCCCAGCGGCAGGTTGCGCGAAGGGATGTATGGCGCGGCGACGATTCTGCTGGAGCCGCCGACCGAGCATCTCACGATACCCTCCGCGGCCCTGCACGAGCGCACCGAACAGGACGACGGCACGATCTACGTCGTGCATGGCCACGTGGCCCACAAACAGCACGTGCGCATCGGCCGCGACGACGGCATTCGCGCCGAGGTGACGGGCGGTCTGAGCGAAGATGCCGCTGTGGTGCTTTCTTACAGCGGTTCGCTGGAAGAGGGCGAACCAGTCGAAGCAGAGCAGTAA